The following proteins are co-located in the Gloeocapsa sp. PCC 7428 genome:
- a CDS encoding ABC transporter ATP-binding protein translates to MGRRPQKLQEIVPSFWQILQRFRPYIQKQQALVIGSMLSLLAEVGLRLLEPWPLKFVFDRVIDPTGEGSGIPFVDNLTPTALLWLSALGLVVITGLRSLAAYGSTVGFALTGNRVLTEVRNDLYRHLQSLSLSFHTKAKGGELTIRVISDIGLLKDVIVTAFLPLLGNALILVGMVALMFWLHLELMLLALLTVPLFYIATARLTRRIRDVSRQQRQREGAMAATAAESIGAIKIVKTLSLEETFAQTFSGQSHKSLKDGVKAKRLEASLERTVDLLIAIATAIVLGRGAQLVLNNALTPGDLLVFLSYLKNAFKPVKDFAKYTGRLAKGTAAGERIIDLLDQKPEVQDLPGAKPAPPFQGYVEFENITFAYEPGHPTLKDINFSVTPGQQVALVGHSGSGKSTLTSLILRLYDPDQGRILIDGRDIREYTATSLRSQISVVLQESLLFAGSIWDNIAYGSPNATPEEIITAAKIANAHDFIQNLPQGYDTLVGERGVTLSGGQRQRIAIARAAVRQAPILILDEPTTGLDQENEQVVVEALERLAWGKTTFTIAHDLYLAARADLILYVENGRILERGTHQELMQTNGRYAELYDIQTAQRDLNNRQEATHVTR, encoded by the coding sequence ATGGGTCGTCGTCCGCAGAAACTGCAAGAAATTGTGCCTAGCTTTTGGCAGATATTGCAGCGCTTTCGCCCTTATATTCAAAAACAGCAAGCATTAGTGATTGGGTCGATGTTGTCACTACTCGCTGAGGTTGGGCTGCGACTTTTAGAACCTTGGCCCTTAAAGTTCGTGTTTGACCGCGTGATCGATCCCACAGGCGAAGGATCGGGAATTCCTTTTGTTGATAATCTCACGCCAACAGCACTGTTATGGCTATCCGCGTTAGGACTCGTGGTCATAACAGGACTGCGATCGCTTGCAGCTTATGGAAGCACTGTCGGTTTTGCCTTAACAGGAAACCGCGTCCTGACTGAGGTACGCAACGATTTATATCGCCATTTGCAAAGTTTATCGCTGTCGTTTCACACCAAAGCCAAAGGTGGCGAATTGACAATTCGCGTCATTAGTGATATTGGATTGCTTAAAGATGTCATTGTCACAGCGTTTTTACCTTTACTTGGTAATGCGCTGATTTTGGTGGGGATGGTAGCGCTGATGTTCTGGTTGCATCTAGAATTGATGCTGCTAGCACTGCTGACCGTACCACTGTTTTATATTGCGACAGCGCGGTTAACTCGCCGCATTCGCGATGTATCGCGCCAACAACGCCAGCGCGAAGGTGCAATGGCAGCAACAGCTGCTGAATCAATCGGCGCGATTAAAATTGTCAAAACGCTGTCGTTAGAAGAAACGTTTGCGCAGACTTTTTCGGGTCAAAGCCACAAAAGCTTAAAAGATGGCGTCAAAGCTAAACGGTTAGAAGCAAGTTTAGAACGTACGGTCGATTTGTTGATTGCGATCGCAACAGCAATTGTGTTAGGACGCGGCGCGCAATTAGTCTTGAATAATGCACTGACGCCTGGTGACTTGCTGGTGTTCTTGTCTTACTTAAAAAACGCTTTTAAACCCGTCAAAGACTTTGCCAAATACACCGGAAGACTCGCCAAAGGAACCGCCGCAGGCGAACGAATTATTGACTTACTCGACCAAAAACCCGAAGTTCAAGACCTTCCAGGCGCAAAACCCGCACCGCCATTTCAAGGATATGTCGAGTTTGAAAATATCACCTTTGCCTACGAACCAGGACACCCCACACTCAAAGACATTAATTTTAGCGTCACTCCAGGTCAGCAAGTTGCGTTAGTCGGGCATTCGGGAAGTGGTAAATCGACATTAACGAGTTTAATTTTGCGGCTTTATGATCCCGATCAGGGTCGCATTTTAATTGATGGACGCGATATTCGCGAATATACAGCAACATCACTGCGATCGCAAATTAGTGTCGTTTTGCAAGAAAGTTTGTTATTTGCTGGGAGTATTTGGGATAACATCGCCTATGGTTCGCCCAACGCCACACCAGAGGAAATTATCACTGCTGCAAAAATTGCGAATGCGCACGATTTCATTCAAAATCTGCCGCAAGGTTATGATACCCTCGTCGGCGAACGCGGGGTGACGCTTTCAGGAGGACAACGCCAACGCATTGCGATCGCCCGCGCTGCTGTACGTCAAGCACCCATTTTGATTTTGGATGAACCGACAACAGGTTTAGACCAAGAAAATGAGCAAGTTGTCGTCGAAGCTTTAGAAAGACTTGCTTGGGGTAAGACGACTTTCACGATCGCCCACGATCTCTATCTCGCAGCGCGTGCTGATTTGATTCTTTATGTTGAAAACGGACGTATCTTAGAACGCGGTACGCATCAAGAACTGATGCAAACCAACGGTCGCTATGCCGAATTATACGACATCCAAACCGCACAACGCGACCTCAACAATCGTCAGGAGGCAACTCATGTTACCCGCTGA